A genomic region of Candidatus Coatesbacteria bacterium contains the following coding sequences:
- a CDS encoding PQQ-binding-like beta-propeller repeat protein → MKPDSTLELPTAREAAMKSALKTILILTAAALMSAGCGGGETVEEEEPPAVVEPAAEEVDSGDFEPDPLLESDVVAWVYEGNEGGKPRLLTVDEGLLHAVIHQSGLRCLDAQAGELLWTSTLEGNPLVADGAVYAFDSPGNGPADLHKLEAATGRELWSRDPDFIERYNMVHLNDRLYLGVNLEMVVGDVEPDTRISIIDPVSGELTRQVEVKLVPRRAFRLFTADGALYMEGDDLHRLRAENLRRSWSWEPPGERLDAHVGFAGGLAVISDRRLIILDAAGGIRAELELTTDGGNLSAHGETIYLGQDLDEGQRHQLSAVNVDGEVIWSKAFPGRIDSLAHSGEALYAVGVREVEGVWGYIDPVLAQYREAGQDIATPTLVYSLYELDPASGERLRRFDTDFPLSNLLAAENHLYLGADDGRVICLKP, encoded by the coding sequence ATGAAGCCCGACAGCACTCTAGAGTTGCCAACAGCCCGGGAGGCGGCGATGAAGTCCGCGCTGAAAACCATCTTGATCCTGACGGCCGCGGCATTGATGTCCGCCGGCTGCGGCGGCGGGGAGACCGTCGAGGAAGAGGAACCGCCGGCCGTGGTCGAACCCGCCGCCGAAGAGGTCGACAGTGGGGACTTCGAGCCCGATCCCCTGCTGGAAAGCGACGTTGTAGCCTGGGTCTATGAAGGAAACGAGGGTGGTAAACCCCGCCTGTTGACCGTCGACGAGGGCCTGCTGCATGCCGTAATCCACCAGAGCGGCCTGCGTTGCCTGGACGCTCAGGCGGGCGAACTGCTCTGGACCAGCACCCTCGAGGGCAACCCCCTCGTCGCCGACGGCGCCGTCTACGCCTTCGACAGCCCGGGCAACGGTCCCGCCGACCTGCACAAACTGGAGGCCGCCACGGGACGGGAGCTCTGGAGCCGGGATCCCGACTTCATCGAGCGCTACAACATGGTCCACCTGAACGACCGGCTCTACCTGGGCGTCAACCTGGAGATGGTTGTCGGTGACGTCGAGCCCGACACCCGGATCTCGATCATTGATCCGGTCTCGGGGGAGTTGACCCGACAGGTCGAGGTCAAGCTGGTTCCCCGGCGGGCCTTCCGGTTGTTCACCGCCGATGGAGCGCTCTATATGGAGGGCGACGATCTCCACCGCCTGCGAGCCGAAAACCTGCGGCGGAGCTGGAGCTGGGAGCCCCCGGGCGAGCGGCTGGACGCCCACGTCGGTTTCGCCGGCGGTCTGGCCGTCATCAGCGATCGACGGCTGATCATCCTCGACGCCGCCGGCGGGATCCGTGCCGAACTCGAGCTGACCACCGACGGCGGAAATCTATCCGCCCACGGCGAAACCATCTATTTGGGCCAGGACCTTGACGAAGGTCAGCGCCACCAGCTCAGCGCGGTGAACGTCGACGGCGAAGTCATCTGGAGCAAGGCCTTCCCCGGGCGAATCGATTCCCTCGCCCACTCCGGTGAGGCCCTCTACGCCGTCGGCGTGCGCGAGGTCGAAGGAGTCTGGGGTTACATCGATCCCGTCTTGGCCCAGTACCGCGAGGCCGGCCAGGATATCGCCACCCCGACCCTGGTTTACAGCCTCTACGAGCTGGATCCGGCCAGCGGCGAGCGGCTGCGACGCTTCGATACCGACTTCCCCTTGAGCAACCTGCTGGCCGCCGAGAACCATCTCTACCTGGGCGCCGACGACGGCCGGGTCATCTGCCTGAAGCCCTGA